The Miscanthus floridulus cultivar M001 chromosome 6, ASM1932011v1, whole genome shotgun sequence genomic interval AAGCGGCCAAAACCACATTAGGGGTTCTACCACTCGGCAACTcaaggagggagaggagggggagacGTCCAAGCCGCCATGGGAAGGCGGATGAGGCCACTAAGGGGCTTCTTTTTGGGGCGGGGCTGGGGAGGGTTGGGGTGGAGGTAGGGCTTGTGATGGGCTAAtatgagtttttattttttttaaaaaatttggaCAACGCCTGGTGTTAGAGCCCTAGCCCAAATCCACTCTTGTTTGCTATTGTAGCTAGATCGAGCCAACACGCCCACACGCACCCATTCGTGTTCTTGGGTTGACATGTGGTTGGAAGGTAAAAGACCCACACACCCTGACAAGAGGGTATCTATCCCCATTCTTTCTGCGCATTTTTCGCATGTGTTGTTTTGCCTTCATAGGTCTTTAGTATGTTAGTTTTGTCTTCTTCATTCGCGTTCTTAGTGGGTTGACAAGTTAGTATGTCATGTCTCTTACCATTGATTATCCATGCCGGCCACATGGCGATCTATTAAAGTCCTCCTAAGCAGGGGCGGACCTAGGATTTGGAAGGTGGATATCCAAAGTTCAAAAAGGTACAAAAACTGATTATAGCGTCACATAGTACTAATAATTGTATAATATATAAGATATACAGTAGAATTGAGCAATTAAATCTGTAATTTTCAAAAGTTAGACATTGGCAGATTATTTATGGAAATGCTACTATAATAAAAATATAAGTATTTTCGTTTAAGATACTATTATTTTATAGATATATTATACAAAGTTAAAAAtgttttgattctgaacttgtaTGTGATAGGAAGTGTGTTATCTGTGGATGCACGCAGAGAATAGCCGGACGGCCCGTCGGCTTCCAAATTCCATTATTCCAATACGAATCAATGCAAAAGCCCCCTCGATCTAGTCGCCCAGCACAAGCGTCTTGACGATGCGGTCGGCCATGCCGTCGGCGAGCATGAACAGGTGCCCCGCGTCCGGCACCCCATGGTAGCGGATCCACGGCAGCTGCCGCGCGATGTGGCGCGACATGGCCGGCGTGACGACGCGGTCGTCGGCGCCGTGCCACAGGTGCACCGCCACACCGGGCGGTGGGTTGCTCAGCTCCAGCGGGCTGCAGTCCCACTCGCCGAACGCGACGATCATGTCCCGGTGCAGCGCCTCGAACACCCGCTGCTGCTTGACCTCCGCCTTGTGAGGGCGGCGCCGCggccccgcggcggcggcgagcttaGAGATTACGTCGAGGTCCGGCGGCGAGTAGACGCGGCGGTCGCGCGCGATGAGGCTGGAGGGAGGAAACCACCGCTGTGTGTTCCACCAGTAGACGAGCCACGGCGCGTGTCGCGCCACGCTGACCGCCCAGCGGTCCTGCGGCAGCTGCGCGGCGTACGCCCGCCTGGACACGCCGCCGCCGGGGAAGCCGCGCCACCAGAAGTTGGAGACGGGTGGCACGAGCGCGGCGCCGGCGAGCCTGTGCGCGATGTGGACGAGGCAGCTCCACACGACCTGCTCGCCCCTGGAGAAACCCACGACGTGGAACCTGTCGCCGAGGCCGAGCTGGTCCGCGAGGTCCTGCACGTCGAGCGCGCTGCTCCGCTCCGTCTGGCACGGATCTGGGTCGCTCTCGCTGTACCCGGGCCGGTCGTAGGAGACGACGCAGGCGCCGAGGCGCCGGAGCAGGTCCTGCGACGCCGGGAGCACGTCGTGCCTGCAGGAGTCGAAGCCGTGGACGAAGATGATCTTGTGGGCGGCGGCGGCCCGGGGAACGCCGGTCTCCAGGTACGCCAAGTGCCTCCCGCCCCTGAGCTTCACCCTGGGCGCCGTCACTGGCGGCCCTCCCGGAGCGCCGCAGATCCTAGGAGGCGGCGGCCTGATCAACCGCTGGTACACCAGCCGGAGCAACGAGGCCAGCAGAAGCACTACCGCGGTCTCGACCATACCTGCAgacaaatgtttttttttcaaaaaaaaaaggaacggATAGGTAAATGTAATTGTACATTCGTACTTTTAATTCCAACAGGTACCATGGAGCTTTTGTAAGAACAAAATTATTTGTACCTTCATATTCGAAGTCGATCATCCAGCGGTAAGTGGTGAAACCTCGAGCAATCATATTtacaaaaaatatttgtaggaatgGATTGAGCCACAGCCACTGCAACAAATCCGAGTATAAGTGATGGAAAACCTATTACCTATATGATGATGGTTGATTTTCTTATTAATTTGCGTGTGGGTTAATTTGTATATATATACTGGAGTTTGAGGGTGACCAAGAGATGGAATGGGATTAAGCAGAGTGCAGGCGGCAAGGAAGACAAGCACGCAAAGAAAATAGAGATGCTATAGCCTATCTGTATTACTTGGCTACGCAACAAACTTGACACCCTGTGTTAGCAGCAAGCTCGATTCCATGGTGGCGTCAGCAGGATGAATGGAATGACTTCAAAATCCCAATTCAAATTTACTTGAAATTTGATCGAATCAAATTTTCCACGCATCCTGCGGCcctattcgcttctcttatataatccgtacttttcagcttatttttttcagccgaaaccaTATTTTTCTCTGTAAATTAATTGGAACAGTGTTTAGGCTTTGGTTTTTTCGGCGAAACAAACGGGCTGACGGTGGACATTTGTGCTGTTGGCCTGTTGCATTGGGCCCCCGTCGTCATCTCTTCCACAGTTCCACTCGCCTCCTTCTGCTACGCCGCGCCGCCCGTCCCACCCACCCACACTGGTCAGCCGGTGCCGTCCATGGCtctgctccgcctccacctccctAGGCCTCCGCTGCCGGCCCGCCGCAACCCCGCCCTCCCTTCCGCTCTCTCCTCCTCCACCACGTCGTGCTTGTGGCGCGGCCGTCTTCCCGCCTCGCGGCTCCTCTGCTCCAGCCACCCCGCCTCGCCCCCGGACGCCGCCTCCTCCGCCCCGCCCTCCATCGTCGCCGGCCTCCTCGACTACCTCAACGAGTCATGGACGCAGTTCCACGCCACAGGTTCGTCGGCAGGCCGCTCCCCTTCGACCATTCCCTGTCCACTCGCCGTCCTCATGCCCGCCCACTGTTCGGCGATATGACTCCTTGCTAGCGCGCCACGCATTCCGCTACCGCCACGGTCTCACTTCCTTCTGCGTCCTTCCAGCTGAGGCCAAGAGACAGCTTCTCGACGCGGGCTTCAAGCTGCTCAGCGAGAGTGATGACTGGGACCTGCAGCCCGGCGGCCGCTACTTCTTCACGCGCAACATGTCCTGCTTGGTCGCCTTTGCCATTGGGGAAAAGTCAGTCACCCACCTCGCCCTCTCCTTACTCATATCATATCACGCGTGTCAATTGCCTGCCACTCCATATGAATGAATATGATATCAGCCCACACTGACATATAACCGCTGCAGGTACAGAGTTGGGAACGGTTTCAACATAATTGCAGCCCACACTGACAGTCCCTGTCTCAAGCTCAAACCCAGGTCTGCCACCATCAAATCTGGCCACCAGATGGTCAATGTGCAGACGTACGGAAGTGGGCTGTGGCATACATGGTTCGATAGAGATCTAACTTTGGCTGGGAGAGTCATCCTCAAGGCTACAGATGGTTCCTTTAAGCATAAGCTTGTCAAACTCACCAGGCCGCTGATACGTGTACCTACGCTGGCTATCCATCTTAACCGGTTAGTCCTCATGCTCATCTTGTTACTTCTCTatcttgtattttttttttaaagatcCGGTTTCCCGGCTTTGATTTATAATAAGAAGGTAGCAAACAGCCGTTACATGCGCGAGGGGCGCTACCATCCGCAGCCTAGGCTGTGGAGGTTTGAGGTTCTACATAGGCTTATTACATACTAAGAAGTTGTGCAACCGTTATAGGCTTAAGttcaccaccaccagctcccaAACAACATTTAGTCCACCTTTCCCAAGAACTCATCACGAACCCAGGCA includes:
- the LOC136459987 gene encoding uncharacterized protein, with translation MIARGFTTYRWMIDFEYEGMVETAVVLLLASLLRLVYQRLIRPPPPRICGAPGGPPVTAPRVKLRGGRHLAYLETGVPRAAAAHKIIFVHGFDSCRHDVLPASQDLLRRLGACVVSYDRPGYSESDPDPCQTERSSALDVQDLADQLGLGDRFHVVGFSRGEQVVWSCLVHIAHRLAGAALVPPVSNFWWRGFPGGGVSRRAYAAQLPQDRWAVSVARHAPWLVYWWNTQRWFPPSSLIARDRRVYSPPDLDVISKLAAAAGPRRRPHKAEVKQQRVFEALHRDMIVAFGEWDCSPLELSNPPPGVAVHLWHGADDRVVTPAMSRHIARQLPWIRYHGVPDAGHLFMLADGMADRIVKTLVLGD